The Xyrauchen texanus isolate HMW12.3.18 chromosome 33, RBS_HiC_50CHRs, whole genome shotgun sequence region CAACTTGTGTCAGAAGCTGTGGAGGGTCATGCGATCCGCTTTGAGAACCTCAAATCTGCCGATACGGAGTTCTGGGCTTCTTACATGGCCACTTTCCAACCACGGTTTGGCCAGAACATGGATGTTATCATGGTGGTTGGAGGTGTGTCTGAAGGAGGTGACTACTTGAGTGAGTGCGTTGGGTATTTTGTGTATGAAGACCGTTGGGTCAACTTGCCACACATTCACAACCATCTAGATGGTCACGCTATTGCAGCCACTGATACACATGTATATGTGGCAGGGTCTATGGAACCAGGATTTGCCAAGACAGTTGAACGCTACAATCCAAATCGCAACACCTGGGAACAAGTTAGCAACCTCACCACACGCAAGCATTCCTTTGGTCTCACCTGCATTAAAAATATTCTGTATAGTATTGGTGGTCATGGCAACTTCAGCCCTGGCTTTAAGGATGTGAGTGTCTATGAGCCTGATCAGGACAAGTGGCACAACCTAGAGTCTGCCCCCAAGATTTTGAGAGATGTCAAGGCCATTAGTGTTGAAGATCGATATGTTTATGTCACAGCACGCACACCCGTAGATACCGACAGCGATGACGGGTTGAAAACGGTCACTACTCGCTACGACACTGACAGCCGCCAATGGCAAGAGGTTGACTCCCTACCACTTATTGATAACTACTGCTTGTTCCAAATGGCTGTAGCGTCCACCAATTTCTACCACACTGCTTCATGCTGTCCCAAGAGCTACACCAACGTACGTGAAGATGTAGCTCGGCAGAAGATTAGCATAAGGATCTCTGACGATATTCTTGAGAGCCTTCCTCCGGAAGTTACCAGTATTGAGGGTGCCGCTATCTGCTATCTTGATGATGATGTGTTTGTGATTGGTGGATGGAAGAACAGTGACGATGTGGATAAGCAGTATCGCAAAGAGGCGTATCGTTATTGCGCTGAGCGCAAGCGCTGGATGCTTCTGCCACCCATGCCCCAACCACGCTGTCGCGCCACAGCGTGCCATGTGCGCATCCCCTACCGCTTTCTTTATGGGTGCCAGCGCTACCCAATGCCACAGAATCTGGCACGGCAGCGGGACCGCATGCAGCAAATGCAGCAGTTACATCGTCGCACGCTAACTCTACGCAGACAGCTACAATCGCAGATTGAATGCTGAGTCTCTATAACGCTTCACTGGGGGTGATCGAAAAATGCAGCTGAAATGGGGAGGATGAAATGACTAAAGATGGTAAAGAgagtattttaaatgttactgTTTGTATAATAGATttgtataaatgtgtaaaaaggATATGGTTGTACACATGAAATGCTGTTTCATGACCACGCATGAATTTGCCTTAATTTCAGCTGTTGTCAGTTGCTGCATATTGTCAATGTATCTTAAGTCATAATGTTTGGCATGGTGATAGTTGTCATGGCTGCATTTGTGAGGTTGGTTTTCAGCGTTATTCCAGATGTAACAGGTCACCAAAGCAAGGAATCATCAGTTCCAAACCACACACAAAAGTTTTTGTGCCAACTTTGATTTACTGTGACAACCACTGATTTATTTCCACTCACACTTATTCTTCATTTACTGGTTTTCATTGTTTCATGTTCTGCACTGGAATGCAACGCGTTCAGTCTTATAGTCTTATTTAAAGTTTGTATTTGAAAGCGGCATTCCTCATACTTTGATAACAAGCACTTAATTTCAGCATTATCTCTGAATTATTACTCTTTTTGATTGTTAAttaattttgtgctttttttttttcttaacctcAAAGCacatcataaaaatatatttgacttCAGTTATTGACCCGTGAAGTATACTCCTAATATAATACACATGATCAATACTATAGTCATATGTTCATAATATATTCAAGGAACATTACCTCTGTTACAGGCTTTTTATTTTGCATACTGTAACAAAGGCAGAGTGTTGTTTCTGACATTATTGTTTGTAGTTATGCCACTCCATGACCTCTCAATTCCGTTTGTGTCTAGCAATATTTTCCATTTACCTCAACTGGTCATGCCTAGTAGGTGGATGTTTGTAACTCGATGCaaagtgtgtttttttgtgaaaGTAAACTGCAGTTGTACATTCTCCATTTTGTTAAGATCAGAAAATTGCACATGCCAAGAATGCATTCTTGTTTCAGTCACGACAAGTagttgatcatttatttttaccAAACATATTTTTCACAACACTTTTCATTCCTTTCTACATTCCAGTCATTTGTATTTCCTGCTAGCAGTCTTCTCTAATTTGTCTTTTACAGTCGTACGTTTGCGTGGGATAAATGGTGATTCTATGTTAGTTTTCTTAATTACGAGACGCATTGTGCACTTCAATGGGTGAAAATGTGTGAAGCAATCAGTGACACTCCCTCAAAGACCAGCTTAATAGTCTTATGTTTTGATGGCTTGAAGAACCTTAAACCATTGTTGTAGACCATACAAGTCTTAAAGTATATCATCTTAGCTGAACTAGTGTTATGCTCCAATGTTAAAATCTCTACTAAATGCAAGAAAGAAATTGCTTTTGACAATGTATCTATTGCTCTTGTCTGACTGGTTTGCAGAGTTTTACAGTTGTATcatactggaaaaaaaaactttgagaAAAAATGAGCCTGTTCAAGCACTACTCTGTGTTTTGGACACACTGTAGAATCAGTCTTAAATATTGTACTTGATGGGAATTGTACATTTACTGTGTCTCATGTTGAGAATtggattaaaaatatttaagctcCTTATAAGTTATCTTTCCTTCCCACACAGAGAATGAAATTGTACCTGCTACAATATCATGATCAAACAATGTACAccatttatttatcttggttaatgttcattatgCCATTAGTCTCCAGACTGTGACTTAAGTTTCCCTGACTGAACAtgagaagcttgttttttttttcttttgatgtaaactaaagcctattggctattttttttaaaaggcacGAGCCGTTCAACAAGTCCTGCCCCTACTTGATGTTTTATTAGGAAGTGCATCtacatgccaaaaaaaaataaatatggattTTCAGGGGGACTTTAAGGTTCCCCTTTGAGCAATTTAATTAAAATCATATGTTTTGGCCCTTTGTATGATGTAAATAagtctaaaaaatgttttatttcactcagcatacTGCAAAATGTTTACCTCACCCCCCAAATAATGACATTTAACAAAAGGATGGGTGAAGTCAGTGTTTGTGGAATGGCTGTTTGGAGACATAGCAAATTACTTCAAGTTCATGGATTTCGAGAAGAATTTAAAAGTTGGGCTGAGTAGTGTTGGGAAACTGTATGTGCTTTAAGAAATGTCCTTGTCTGTATGGTAATCATAAATCTCATTTTTTAACTTCGATCCTTCACAAATTCAAGCTCACACTCACACGTATTAAACTCTAGACATAATTGCTTAAAAAAAGTTAACATTTGCACGCACACACAGGTAAGGCATTTTAAAAGTGAGGGGGACTGGATGTTTAGTTCAAGACGAACATACAGTaagtatataaatacatatttttgtattaattaaagtTCAGAATCAATTGTATGCTGATTTTATAACCATTATTGAGGCAAATTAAAAGGTAGCACATTAAGTTTCATTTCATTTGCAAGTAGGCTTTAGATTTCATATAGCTTACACTGTAAACGGGGTCATTTACTTGAAGacctatttctacctgatctgaacttaaaaaatatattttatatttataacaatataatcAGGTTGATTCAAtcatataaaattatgtttttcatgttAAAAAAAGCAGATAATTTAGGTgtaaccacatgaagcacatttttagctaaCGCAAGCTACCTGACGAAACCGTTTTACATATGCAGTATATTCAAAATTGGTCATTTATATATACAGCTatcaaaggcaaaacacagaaaCAACACATTTAGTCAAAATTGAGTCATGACTGGAATTTGGTCTCTTTCGA contains the following coding sequences:
- the klhl11 gene encoding kelch-like protein 11, with product MLECVCLGVLQRLNLLRTSRTDTADADMAAAAPNPEDASRSSGGTSAASALAGDGDSEEAEEFASATHCTELSRRQNEQRKLGLFCDVTLAFSSATNSFEFTAHRSVLAAATDYFTPLLGGQFSESVSRRVEMKEWSSEAGLDQETVESVIQFMYTGEIRVSTANVHEVLELADRFLLVQLKDFCGEFLKRKLSLGNCVAVHSLAHMYTLDQLALRAADMIRRNFHKVIQDEEFYTLPFHLVRDWLSDAEITVDSEEVLFDAVVKWVQKNSEEREKYFEELFRLLRLPQIKPTYLTRVVKNEALVAQNAACLQLVSEAVEGHAIRFENLKSADTEFWASYMATFQPRFGQNMDVIMVVGGVSEGGDYLSECVGYFVYEDRWVNLPHIHNHLDGHAIAATDTHVYVAGSMEPGFAKTVERYNPNRNTWEQVSNLTTRKHSFGLTCIKNILYSIGGHGNFSPGFKDVSVYEPDQDKWHNLESAPKILRDVKAISVEDRYVYVTARTPVDTDSDDGLKTVTTRYDTDSRQWQEVDSLPLIDNYCLFQMAVASTNFYHTASCCPKSYTNVREDVARQKISIRISDDILESLPPEVTSIEGAAICYLDDDVFVIGGWKNSDDVDKQYRKEAYRYCAERKRWMLLPPMPQPRCRATACHVRIPYRFLYGCQRYPMPQNLARQRDRMQQMQQLHRRTLTLRRQLQSQIEC